A single Tenacibaculum sp. 190524A02b DNA region contains:
- a CDS encoding DUF2723 domain-containing protein encodes MNDFNYNKWNTILGWVSFAVALVTYTLTLEPTVSSWDCGEYISTAVNLEVGHPPGAPLFQMLGAFFAMFSSDPSNLALMVNFMSGLASAFTILFMFWTITNLAKKMAIKNGTFSKNEAIAVLGSGLVGALAYTFSDSFWFSAVEGEVYAMSSFLMALLFWLGLKWEAELNMPRGNKWLVIISFVVGLSFGVHILSLLVIPSIVMLYFFKTYKSITVKTTAIATLVSIFVLAFVFKFLFPFTLKFFSVAELFFINQIGLPYNSGTIIAGIVLIALFYFGLNYTRKKGLVTVNTLVLSVLFIMIGFSSWLMLPIRANADTVINENNPSSARELLAYYNREQYGDANVFYDKYYSFAYNREQDAAQPYKDDKPKYEKINGKYEIVNRYKNVLPNYSDKHKGFIPRMVDPGAQEHYKRIAGIPARSKRRPTFIENMRFMIDYQFGYMYGRYFMWNFVGRQNDTQGHLDFENGNWLSGIDFIDEMRLGSQQNLPDHVKNNKGRNKYYFLPLILGIIGLFYQTNRDKKNLYTLALFFAFTGFAIIFYTNPKPFEPRERDYAVVGSFYVFAIWIGFGVLALYDYFKQYASKRAVAIGVSAISLIAVPVLMGFQNWDDHDRGDRYIAQLNAQTYLESCDPNAIIFTIGDNDTFPLWYMQQVEGVRRDIKIVNTSLFQTDWYIDQMKKKTYEADPIPSTLKHSQYKYGTLDLAYHYPIPQLKDSILSIGDFMRWIASDNDATYLDAGDGAKEKFYPSNKIRIPVNKANVLKTGLVSAKDADKIVDYIDITIDRQGIAKNRILMLDILNNFDWKRPIYFTGGASADEEYIWLKDYLQLDGMAYKLVPIKTPNRGKSMFEMGRIDPDKMYENVKKWDWKTINNGKVYLDEQSKRNAISLRNNLMRLSEEYLNLNDSVKAKDVLDLSLYKMPIKDFGHFSISLGYPELYYRIGDIDKARETAASLTTIFQQNLLHYSTFSDHDLDLILDNLETNLYMYQSLVQQITQYDKDKDYTDKVVNDYIKHAKLFRHLMPDEEEPAVEQIQMDTIKP; translated from the coding sequence ATGAACGATTTTAACTACAATAAATGGAATACTATTTTAGGATGGGTTTCATTTGCAGTGGCTTTGGTAACATATACACTAACGTTAGAACCAACTGTTAGTTCTTGGGATTGTGGAGAATACATATCTACAGCCGTAAACTTAGAAGTAGGACATCCGCCTGGTGCTCCATTATTTCAAATGCTTGGTGCTTTCTTTGCTATGTTTAGTAGTGACCCTAGTAATTTAGCTTTAATGGTTAACTTTATGTCTGGATTGGCTAGTGCTTTTACCATTCTTTTTATGTTTTGGACCATTACCAATTTAGCTAAAAAAATGGCTATCAAAAATGGAACATTTAGTAAAAATGAAGCTATTGCCGTTTTAGGTAGCGGACTTGTTGGTGCCTTGGCTTATACTTTTTCAGATAGTTTTTGGTTTAGTGCTGTAGAAGGTGAAGTATATGCTATGTCTTCTTTTTTAATGGCTTTACTTTTTTGGTTAGGCTTAAAATGGGAGGCTGAACTTAATATGCCTAGAGGAAATAAATGGTTGGTTATTATCAGTTTTGTAGTTGGATTATCATTTGGTGTTCATATCTTATCACTTTTAGTGATTCCTTCTATTGTAATGTTGTACTTCTTTAAAACCTATAAGAGCATTACTGTGAAAACTACTGCCATTGCTACGTTGGTTTCAATTTTTGTTCTAGCTTTTGTTTTTAAATTCCTATTCCCTTTTACTTTAAAGTTCTTTAGTGTTGCTGAATTGTTTTTTATCAACCAAATAGGATTACCTTATAACTCTGGAACTATTATAGCCGGAATTGTTTTAATTGCTTTATTCTATTTTGGACTTAACTATACTCGTAAAAAAGGATTGGTTACTGTAAATACTTTAGTATTATCCGTATTATTTATCATGATTGGGTTTTCTTCATGGTTAATGCTACCTATTAGAGCCAATGCGGATACAGTTATTAATGAAAACAACCCTTCAAGTGCTCGTGAACTTTTAGCTTACTACAACCGTGAGCAATATGGTGACGCTAACGTATTTTATGATAAATATTATTCATTTGCTTATAACAGAGAGCAAGACGCTGCCCAACCTTACAAAGATGATAAACCTAAATATGAAAAAATAAATGGTAAGTACGAAATTGTAAACAGATACAAAAATGTACTTCCCAATTACTCTGATAAGCATAAAGGTTTTATCCCTAGAATGGTTGACCCAGGTGCTCAGGAACATTACAAAAGAATAGCTGGAATTCCTGCTCGTAGTAAAAGACGCCCTACATTTATTGAAAACATGAGGTTTATGATTGATTATCAATTTGGATACATGTACGGTCGTTATTTTATGTGGAATTTTGTAGGACGTCAAAATGATACGCAAGGGCATTTAGACTTTGAAAATGGAAACTGGTTAAGTGGTATAGACTTTATAGATGAAATGCGCTTAGGCTCTCAACAGAATTTACCAGATCATGTTAAAAATAATAAAGGGCGTAATAAATACTACTTTCTTCCTTTAATTTTAGGAATTATTGGATTGTTTTATCAAACCAATAGAGATAAAAAAAACCTATACACCTTAGCTTTATTTTTTGCGTTTACAGGCTTTGCAATCATATTTTACACCAATCCAAAACCTTTTGAACCTCGTGAGCGTGACTATGCTGTTGTAGGTTCTTTTTATGTTTTTGCTATTTGGATAGGATTTGGCGTACTGGCTTTGTATGATTATTTTAAACAATATGCTAGTAAAAGAGCCGTGGCTATAGGTGTTTCTGCAATTTCACTTATTGCTGTACCTGTTTTAATGGGATTCCAAAATTGGGACGATCATGATAGAGGAGACAGATACATTGCGCAACTAAATGCACAAACCTATTTAGAAAGTTGTGATCCGAATGCTATTATATTTACTATTGGAGATAATGATACCTTTCCACTTTGGTATATGCAACAAGTAGAAGGTGTTCGTAGAGATATTAAAATTGTAAACACCAGTCTTTTTCAAACAGATTGGTACATTGACCAAATGAAAAAGAAAACCTATGAAGCAGATCCTATTCCTTCAACTTTAAAACATTCACAATATAAATATGGCACCTTAGATTTAGCCTACCACTACCCTATTCCTCAATTAAAAGATTCTATTTTATCAATAGGTGATTTTATGCGATGGATTGCCAGTGATAATGATGCTACCTATTTAGATGCTGGTGATGGTGCAAAAGAAAAGTTTTATCCTAGTAATAAAATCAGAATTCCAGTTAACAAAGCAAATGTTTTAAAAACGGGCTTAGTTTCTGCTAAAGATGCGGATAAAATAGTAGATTATATTGACATTACTATTGACAGACAAGGTATTGCTAAGAATCGTATTTTAATGTTAGATATACTTAATAATTTTGATTGGAAACGACCTATTTATTTTACTGGAGGTGCAAGCGCTGATGAGGAGTATATTTGGCTGAAAGATTATCTACAGCTTGATGGTATGGCGTATAAATTAGTCCCTATTAAAACACCTAACAGAGGGAAGTCTATGTTTGAAATGGGACGTATTGATCCTGATAAAATGTATGAAAATGTTAAAAAATGGGATTGGAAAACTATTAATAATGGAAAAGTTTATTTAGACGAACAAAGCAAGCGTAATGCTATTTCTTTACGTAACAACTTAATGCGTTTATCTGAAGAATACTTAAACTTAAACGACTCTGTTAAAGCTAAAGATGTTTTAGATTTATCTTTATACAAAATGCCAATTAAAGACTTTGGCCATTTTAGTATTTCTTTAGGCTATCCTGAGCTATATTATAGAATTGGTGACATTGATAAAGCAAGAGAAACGGCTGCTTCTTTAACTACCATTTTCCAACAAAACTTACTTCACTATAGTACGTTTAGTGATCATGATTTAGATCTTATTCTTGATAACCTAGAAACTAATCTTTATATGTATCAAAGCTTAGTACAACAGATAACACAATACGATAAGGATAAAGATTACACTGATAAAGTTGTAAATGACTACATAAAGCATGCTAAGCTTTTTAGACATTTAATGCCTGATGAAGAAGAGCCTGCTGTAGAGCAAATACAAATGGATACTATAAAACCTTAA
- a CDS encoding polysaccharide deacetylase family protein, with amino-acid sequence MRLYPIKAPRIVRLLFPYYTWSFPLDKKEIYLTFDDGPIPEVTEFVLKELNKYNAKATFFCIGDNIRKHPKVFHQIHNEGHSIGNHTFNHLNGWKTSVNDYYINTQKAEEFILKHTASLKLFRPPYSKIKRKQAKFLISKGYKIIVWSVLSGDFDSKITKETCLENVLKNTKNGSIVVFHDSIKAHEKLRFVLPKVLEEFTKQGYAFKAIT; translated from the coding sequence ATGAGGTTATACCCTATAAAAGCTCCACGTATAGTAAGACTATTATTTCCTTATTATACGTGGAGTTTTCCTTTAGATAAAAAAGAGATCTACTTAACTTTTGACGATGGCCCCATACCTGAGGTTACTGAATTTGTACTTAAAGAATTAAATAAATACAATGCAAAGGCTACTTTTTTTTGTATTGGTGACAATATAAGAAAACACCCAAAAGTATTTCATCAAATACACAATGAGGGTCATAGTATCGGCAATCACACCTTTAACCATTTAAACGGCTGGAAAACATCTGTAAATGATTACTATATAAACACCCAAAAAGCAGAAGAGTTTATTTTAAAACACACAGCTTCACTCAAGCTTTTTAGACCTCCTTATAGTAAAATAAAAAGAAAACAAGCCAAGTTTCTTATTAGCAAAGGTTATAAAATAATAGTATGGAGTGTACTTTCTGGTGATTTTGATTCAAAAATCACGAAAGAAACTTGTTTAGAAAATGTATTGAAAAACACTAAAAACGGAAGTATTGTTGTATTTCATGATAGCATAAAGGCACATGAAAAATTACGTTTTGTATTACCAAAAGTATTGGAAGAATTTACAAAGCAAGGATATGCTTTTAAAGCAATAACTTAA
- a CDS encoding thioredoxin family protein produces MTKFGEIISIDKPVLIDFYADWSELEPSLDTLRDVAAALGDKAKVIKIDIRKNEILAEALRVKGNPTFMIYKNGEMKWRQTGDQDANTLIGLVQQYV; encoded by the coding sequence ATGACAAAGTTTGGTGAAATCATAAGTATTGATAAACCGGTTTTAATTGATTTTTACGCCGATTGGAGCGAGCTTGAACCTAGTTTAGATACCTTAAGAGATGTAGCTGCCGCTTTAGGTGATAAAGCTAAAGTGATTAAAATTGATATTAGAAAAAATGAGATTTTAGCAGAGGCGTTACGTGTTAAAGGAAATCCTACGTTTATGATTTATAAAAATGGTGAAATGAAATGGCGTCAAACTGGTGATCAAGATGCGAATACGCTTATAGGTTTAGTACAGCAATACGTTTAA
- a CDS encoding metallophosphoesterase, translated as MPRWVLSLLIISTAIILFETYAFQAVRVVTKSKLLRYLWLGVGCIAYINFFYVIFSSDRSSGQTRQFQWAFGLLLLVLLPKLLMVLVMLGEDVYRFIKKGITYFSQEETKSLAGRRKFISQIALGLAALPFASLLYGIFKGKFNYKVLKYQLSFKDLPEAFDGFTITQITDIHSGSFDNKEKIGYGVDLINEQQSDVILFTGDIVNNFAHEMDDWISVFSQLKAPMGKYSILGNHDYGDYSKWKTKEDKEANFEAIKNIHPKIGFDLLLNEHRYIEKNGQKIALVGVENWGKGFNQAGDLEKASSGINQEDFKVLMSHDPSHWEYKVKKDDFNYQLTLSGHTHGLQFGIEIPGFFKWSPSQYVYKQWAGLYEEFGRYINVNRGFGYHAFPGRVGIWPEITVIELKKG; from the coding sequence ATGCCACGTTGGGTACTATCGTTACTAATTATATCAACCGCAATTATTTTATTTGAAACCTATGCTTTTCAAGCTGTAAGAGTAGTCACTAAAAGTAAATTGTTACGTTACCTATGGTTAGGAGTAGGATGTATTGCATATATTAATTTTTTCTACGTTATTTTTTCGTCAGATAGGAGTTCTGGACAAACAAGACAGTTTCAATGGGCATTTGGACTGCTTTTATTGGTTTTATTACCAAAGTTGTTAATGGTTTTGGTGATGTTAGGAGAAGATGTGTATCGATTTATTAAAAAAGGAATCACGTATTTTTCTCAAGAAGAAACAAAAAGTTTAGCAGGAAGAAGAAAGTTTATTTCCCAAATAGCATTAGGGTTAGCGGCTTTGCCTTTTGCAAGCTTACTGTACGGGATTTTTAAAGGGAAATTCAATTATAAGGTTTTAAAATACCAATTAAGTTTTAAGGATTTACCTGAGGCTTTTGACGGTTTTACCATTACACAAATTACCGATATTCATTCTGGAAGTTTTGATAATAAAGAAAAAATAGGCTATGGTGTTGATTTAATTAACGAACAACAATCTGATGTAATTTTATTTACAGGGGATATTGTAAATAATTTTGCACATGAAATGGATGATTGGATTTCTGTTTTTTCGCAATTAAAAGCGCCTATGGGAAAGTATTCTATTTTAGGGAATCATGACTATGGCGATTATTCTAAATGGAAAACAAAAGAGGATAAAGAAGCGAATTTTGAAGCAATTAAAAATATTCATCCTAAAATAGGTTTTGATTTATTGTTAAACGAGCACAGATATATTGAAAAAAATGGGCAAAAAATAGCCTTAGTAGGAGTAGAGAACTGGGGAAAAGGGTTTAATCAAGCAGGAGATTTAGAGAAAGCTTCATCTGGAATCAATCAGGAAGATTTTAAGGTTTTAATGAGTCATGATCCGAGTCATTGGGAATACAAAGTAAAAAAAGATGATTTTAATTACCAATTAACTTTAAGTGGTCATACGCACGGATTGCAATTTGGTATAGAAATACCCGGTTTTTTTAAATGGAGTCCATCACAGTATGTATACAAACAATGGGCAGGATTGTATGAAGAGTTTGGAAGGTATATTAATGTAAATAGAGGCTTTGGTTATCATGCTTTTCCTGGAAGAGTAGGAATATGGCCAGAAATAACTGTGATTGAATTAAAAAAGGGCTAA
- the polA gene encoding DNA polymerase I — protein MENRKRLFLLDAYALIFRGYYAFIKNPRINSKGLDTSAILGFTNSLLDVIKREKPDYLAVCFDKGGSVDRVEVFPEYKANRQETPEAIKIAVPYIEKILAAMNIPAIVKEGYEADDIIGTLAKKAEKAGLETYMVTPDKDYAQLVSEHIFMYKPPRMGNGYEKWGIEEVKAKFDVERPEQVIDFLGMMGDSVDNIPGLPGVGEKTAKKFLAAYGSMEGLFENIHELKGKMKEKVEANQELGLLSKKLATIMLDVPVELEEDKLVFEQPNMEETIGLFNELEFRRLAENLKKTFAIATNSETPATNTTQPSNTQQFDLFATPGSGTTSQTETVNGYRTINNTNHVYQLVNTALSRKLLLEKLQQQNSVCFDTETTGLKALEVELIGIAFSWETGKGYYVAFPEDQEETQQIINEFIPFFENETIEKIGHNLKYDIKVLSNYNIVVKGKLFDTMIAHYLINPDMRHNMDVLSETYLNYQPVSITELIGKKGKNQLSMRQVELPKQTEYAVEDADVTLQLKEHFTKELDSGNVTKLFNEVETPLVSVLTAMEIEGVNLNTDFLKSLSNDLSTDIQELEKRIYEQAGEEFNIASPKQLGPILFEKLKLVDKPKKTKTGQYSTAEDVLSSLKEHQIVADILLYRQYKKLQSTYVDALPNEINPKTGRVHTVYAQAVAATGRLSSNNPNLQNIPIRTKRGQEVRKAFIPKDENYVLLAADYSQIELRIIAALSEEETMIDAFTKGEDIHASTASKVFKVPIEEVTREQRSNAKTVNFGIIYGVSAFGLSNQTSLDRKEAKALIDAYYETYPKLRGYIAKQVDFAREHGYVETVLHRRRYLKDINSRNAIVRGAAERNAVNAPIQGSAADIIKLAMINIHERFAKENFKSKMLLQVHDELVFDAHKDELETIKPIIKEEMENAFKLSVPLDVEMGIGQNWLEAH, from the coding sequence ATGGAAAACAGGAAACGACTTTTTTTACTTGATGCCTACGCTTTAATATTTAGAGGATATTACGCTTTTATAAAAAACCCAAGAATTAACTCCAAAGGTTTAGATACCTCGGCAATTTTAGGGTTTACCAATTCTTTACTAGATGTTATTAAGCGTGAAAAACCTGATTATTTAGCCGTTTGCTTTGATAAAGGTGGAAGTGTAGACCGAGTGGAAGTTTTTCCTGAATATAAAGCCAATAGGCAAGAAACTCCTGAAGCCATTAAAATAGCCGTACCCTATATTGAAAAAATATTAGCAGCTATGAATATTCCCGCTATTGTAAAAGAAGGTTATGAAGCAGATGACATTATTGGAACCTTGGCAAAAAAAGCAGAAAAAGCAGGACTGGAAACCTATATGGTTACACCTGATAAAGATTATGCACAATTGGTTTCCGAACATATTTTTATGTACAAACCTCCAAGAATGGGTAATGGTTATGAAAAATGGGGCATTGAAGAAGTAAAGGCTAAGTTTGATGTAGAACGACCTGAGCAAGTGATTGACTTTTTAGGAATGATGGGAGATTCTGTTGATAACATCCCTGGGTTACCTGGTGTAGGAGAAAAAACAGCTAAAAAATTCTTAGCTGCTTATGGTAGTATGGAAGGTCTTTTTGAAAACATTCATGAGTTAAAAGGAAAAATGAAAGAGAAAGTAGAAGCCAACCAAGAGCTAGGACTGCTTTCTAAAAAACTAGCTACCATTATGCTAGACGTTCCTGTTGAGCTGGAAGAAGACAAACTTGTTTTTGAGCAACCAAACATGGAGGAAACTATTGGACTTTTTAATGAGCTTGAGTTTAGAAGACTTGCAGAAAACTTGAAAAAAACCTTTGCGATTGCCACCAATAGTGAAACGCCAGCAACAAATACAACCCAACCATCAAACACACAGCAGTTTGATTTATTTGCTACCCCAGGTAGTGGTACTACAAGCCAAACAGAAACGGTAAATGGATATAGAACCATCAACAATACCAACCATGTATATCAACTAGTAAATACTGCCTTAAGTAGAAAATTATTACTAGAAAAGTTACAGCAACAAAACAGTGTTTGTTTTGACACAGAAACTACTGGTTTAAAAGCCTTAGAGGTTGAATTAATTGGTATTGCTTTTTCTTGGGAAACTGGTAAAGGCTATTATGTAGCTTTTCCTGAAGATCAAGAAGAAACACAGCAGATTATCAATGAGTTCATTCCGTTTTTTGAAAATGAAACTATTGAAAAGATTGGTCATAATTTAAAGTATGATATTAAAGTACTTTCTAACTACAACATTGTTGTAAAAGGAAAGTTATTTGACACCATGATTGCGCATTACTTGATAAATCCAGACATGCGCCATAACATGGATGTCCTTTCAGAAACTTACTTAAACTACCAACCCGTTTCTATTACTGAATTAATTGGTAAAAAAGGGAAAAATCAACTTTCCATGAGGCAAGTTGAACTTCCTAAACAAACAGAATATGCTGTTGAAGACGCTGATGTTACTTTACAATTAAAAGAGCATTTTACTAAGGAACTAGATAGCGGTAATGTTACTAAATTGTTTAATGAAGTAGAAACTCCGTTAGTTTCTGTACTAACCGCTATGGAAATTGAAGGTGTTAACTTAAATACCGATTTTTTAAAATCGTTATCTAATGATTTATCTACAGATATTCAAGAACTTGAAAAACGTATTTATGAGCAAGCTGGAGAAGAGTTTAACATTGCTTCTCCAAAACAATTGGGGCCTATTTTATTTGAAAAACTAAAATTGGTTGACAAACCTAAGAAAACAAAAACAGGACAATATTCTACCGCTGAAGATGTACTTTCTTCTTTAAAAGAGCATCAAATAGTAGCCGATATTTTATTGTACCGTCAATATAAAAAGCTTCAAAGTACGTATGTAGATGCGCTACCTAATGAAATAAACCCTAAAACAGGAAGAGTACATACGGTATATGCGCAAGCTGTTGCAGCTACAGGACGTTTAAGTTCTAACAATCCAAACTTGCAAAACATTCCTATTAGAACTAAACGCGGACAAGAAGTACGCAAAGCTTTTATTCCTAAAGATGAAAATTATGTATTGTTAGCGGCAGATTACAGCCAAATAGAACTACGAATTATTGCAGCTTTGAGTGAAGAAGAAACCATGATTGATGCGTTTACTAAAGGAGAAGACATTCATGCTTCAACAGCCTCTAAAGTTTTTAAAGTACCTATTGAAGAGGTAACGCGTGAGCAACGTAGCAATGCCAAAACGGTGAATTTTGGAATCATCTATGGTGTTTCTGCCTTTGGATTAAGTAATCAGACTTCTTTAGATAGAAAAGAAGCCAAAGCATTGATTGATGCTTACTATGAAACCTATCCTAAATTACGCGGTTATATAGCCAAACAAGTAGATTTTGCTCGTGAACATGGTTATGTAGAAACTGTATTACATAGAAGACGTTATTTAAAGGATATCAACTCTCGTAATGCTATTGTTAGAGGCGCAGCGGAACGAAACGCTGTAAATGCCCCAATACAAGGTAGCGCTGCAGATATTATTAAATTGGCCATGATTAATATTCATGAACGTTTTGCTAAAGAAAACTTTAAATCTAAAATGCTTTTACAGGTACATGATGAATTGGTTTTTGACGCACACAAAGACGAACTAGAAACTATTAAACCTATTATTAAAGAGGAAATGGAAAATGCTTTTAAACTTAGTGTTCCGTTAGATGTTGAAATGGGTATTGGGCAAAATTGGTTAGAAGCGCATTAA
- a CDS encoding uracil-DNA glycosylase family protein, with translation MEDLLVKIRTCDLCKHAIEPRPVVFASDTSKILIIGQAPGTKVHASGIPWDDASGKQLRKWLNVTSEQFYNTTNFGIVPMGFCYPGKGKSGDLPPRKECAPQWHELLLNKMPDIKLVLLIGMYAQNYYLKNKAKRTLTETVNNYEEYLPQYFVLPHPSPRNRFWLTKNPWFEKFVIPELQTRVHKLI, from the coding sequence ATGGAAGATTTACTAGTAAAAATTAGAACTTGTGATTTGTGCAAACATGCTATTGAGCCAAGACCAGTGGTTTTTGCCAGCGATACTTCTAAGATTTTGATAATAGGGCAGGCTCCAGGTACTAAAGTACACGCTTCTGGTATTCCTTGGGATGATGCCAGTGGAAAACAACTTAGGAAATGGTTAAATGTAACCTCAGAGCAGTTTTACAATACTACTAATTTTGGTATTGTGCCTATGGGATTTTGTTATCCTGGAAAAGGAAAATCTGGAGATTTACCACCTAGAAAAGAATGTGCTCCACAATGGCATGAGTTATTGTTAAACAAAATGCCTGACATTAAATTAGTACTTTTAATAGGTATGTACGCACAAAACTATTATTTGAAAAATAAAGCAAAGCGAACACTTACAGAAACGGTAAACAATTATGAAGAGTACTTACCGCAGTATTTTGTATTACCGCATCCATCACCTAGAAATCGTTTTTGGCTCACTAAGAACCCTTGGTTTGAAAAATTTGTAATACCAGAATTACAAACTAGAGTGCATAAACTTATTTAA
- a CDS encoding Na(+)-translocating NADH-quinone reductase subunit F: MHILTEQELHNLGMNIVGKKLQEMGYEFVAVNSTLKKHPQFVLFKKGEPTIFVLVKVTNNIQSPQEYDVLWMETFKEHAKKQNAKVWYAGIGIANAESIELPVVKDKPYYVAFEDFVKVL, from the coding sequence ATGCACATACTTACAGAACAGGAACTACACAATTTAGGAATGAACATTGTGGGTAAAAAGTTGCAAGAAATGGGGTATGAGTTTGTTGCCGTTAATAGTACCTTAAAAAAGCACCCACAATTTGTATTGTTTAAAAAAGGAGAACCTACCATTTTTGTATTGGTAAAGGTTACTAATAATATTCAGTCTCCGCAGGAATATGATGTACTTTGGATGGAAACATTTAAAGAACATGCTAAAAAACAGAATGCTAAGGTTTGGTATGCAGGAATTGGTATAGCAAATGCAGAAAGTATTGAGCTTCCAGTTGTGAAAGATAAGCCGTATTATGTTGCTTTTGAGGACTTTGTAAAGGTTTTGTGA